From the genome of Colletotrichum destructivum chromosome 10, complete sequence, one region includes:
- a CDS encoding Class II Aminoacyl-tRNA synthetase/Biotinyl protein ligase (BPL) and lipoyl protein ligase (LPL), with amino-acid sequence MAPFITASGDDNYDTAVKARLDQKIAPRVSIEELTHNDGLTQLSALGEVVLGHIATFDARIHSVNVTDTTDDVQVLLRDGGLFAFGSIKLKDADDETAEAAHSLTAESLVRVSGPVIAHQKTHGRDAITASVEINKLKIISAAKKGLAKGLVSHRAPGDGSEQRESGLNGISLNDRLDNRVLDVRVASTASIFKIFSGVHELAVEYLSGRGFHWTPTPSLINYKIPGDDDYFSVPYFAGKDAWLTQTGEVHLGMALSADLDRIYDVHPVFRRERNVSTRHLTEFISLEVAFIVKHDWEEILELTESTILFIIHNLQERQKYKSELDVARRLYPSAGGFRLGLDAKGRLIRITFKEAKRILREKIGRQTDDQEDFSREEEAALGHYFAGDDSGLGPATDLFVITHYPRHLRPYNFFPAAGDESATNSFDIIMRGQEACTGLQLIHAHAELRRAMLARDPPIDPDSDMWRPFVEAYEAGAPPQGGFGSK; translated from the exons ATGGCCCCCTTCATTACGGCCAGCGGAGATGACAACTACGACACGGCAGTCAAAGCACGCCTGGATCAAAAGATTGCACCGCGTGTTTCAATAGAAGAA CTCACACACAACGATGGCTTGACTCAGCTAAGCGCACTGGGCGAAGTTGTCCTTGGGCATATTGCCACATTCGACGCCCGCATCCACTCTGTGAATGTTACAGACACTACGGACGACGTTCAAGTTCTTCTTCGTGATGGCGGCCTCTTTGCTTTCGGTTCGATCAAACTGAAagacgccgatgatgagacggccgaggccgcgcaCTCGCTAACAGCCGAGTCACTCGTGCGGGTCTCGGGACCCGTCATTGCACATCAGAAAACCCATGGCCGGGACGCAATCACGGCTTCAGTTGAGATCAACAAACTGAAAATCATCTCGGCAGCCAAGAAGGGCCTCGCCAAGGGGTTGGTATCCCACCGCGCCCCGGGGGACGGCTCGGAGCAGCGCGAGTCTGGCCTGAACGGCATATCCCTCAACGACCGCCTCGACAACCGCGTCCTTGACGTCCGGGTCGCCTCTACCGCTTCCATCTTCAAGATATTCTCGGGCGTGCACGAGCTTGCTGTCGAGTATCTCTCCGGCCGCGGCTTCCACTGGACTCCTACGCCGTCCCTGATCAACTACAAGATCCCCGGGGACGACGACTACTTCTCTGTCCCCTACTTCGCCGGGAAAGACGCGTGGCTGACGCAGACTGGCGAGGTGCACCTGGGCATGGCGCTGTCTGCCGACTTGGACCGTATTTATGACGTGCATCCCGTGTTCCGTCGGGAGAGGAACGTGTCAACCCGGCACTTGACTGAG TTCATTTCCCTCGAGGTCGCATTCATAGTGAAGCATGACTGGGAAGAAATCCTGGAACTGACCGAATCCACCATCTTGTTCATCATCCACAACCTTCAGGAGCGACAAAAGTACAAGTCTGAGCTTGACGTTGCACGCCGACTATACCCTTCGGCAGGAGGGTTCAGACTGGGCTTGGACGCCAAAGGCCGCCTGATCCGGATCACGTTCAAAGAGGCTAAACGCATCCTCCGAGAGAAAATAGGACGGCAAACGGATGATCAGGAAGATTTCTC gagagaagaagaagccgcccTCGGGCACTACTTTGCCGGCGACGACtccggcctcggcccggCGACGgacctcttcgtcatcaCGCACTACCCGAGGCACCTGCGGCCGTACAACTTCTTCCCCGCTGCAGGGGACGAGTCCGCGACCAACTcgttcgacatcatcatgcGCGGCCAGGAGGCGTGCACCGGCCTGCAGCTCATCCACGCCCACGCGGAGCTGCGCAGGGCCATGCTCGCCCGCGACCCGCCCATCGACCCGGACTCGGACATGTGGCGTCCCTTCGTGGAGGCgtacgaggccggcgcgccTCCCCAGGGCGGCTTTGGGAGTAAGTGA
- a CDS encoding Putative hem oxygenase-like, multi-helical, whose product MAFAARLWLQALLLVAVAIIARSLVTLHRKRLTARPTSSSSSRGSTVNQTSEKSHPLAPESQTTANGPDGAAAPDKTHLYKELYYKLQNLEKYPDILPRARQALIALLHEALLIEQSRPKDRSILDIQSYDRAALHGFLFAEHTGVLDQWEQYSLRRAAGQGPELFRDRDAAEKWLKQAAPTKYVDGAWLGHVHKITTPFALRPVTRDAWQVLSEELGDGDLEKNHVHLYRSLLESIGLRLPDACSAEFVDPDLDMGDEQTWKSATAQLLISLFPNEFLPEMLGFNMHYELLTLETLMASKELPELGISGYYFLLHVSIDNADSGHTAMALATVTKYLDLVQQTGLLDLQVAWRRIQAGYVLSRTVGGRETLPAGGLRDIGENGLRIVDIMRFKANVSQKLHCASRVRIGKHKLMDWLAPSAWGSSSSGGGGGGGGGNPHDFLHALANATPWVRRGNSKNSLLVRELSWKGRMFGAFTNAEVEELCAWVDSLGKDDDEASVCERSYRRFVDGSGDGGSRQPAPSQTSAGFLPQDHAVDHPAFLQQRAPEPRPAREKITTSSFAPRPPLRASTVRLDVFLPLWFAHAGLLENTVNTPYRTARPLGSQLVRILRAEYGFMPETDGAAGMDEYSRPGYFPSLVGLGNEIRRRHQLPEAAGLKDVLGTGARVVPGGDADDDGDLDNDTQSAVRFTHRILGWAARPIENEGLLLGLGCAFVDLEEWVAEMDEFFFEKEKNALRLIVGRKKDCFKAIVELIKDDDTAFGDFVQGYELGRDEIERFLGESA is encoded by the coding sequence ATGGCTTTTGCAGCACGCCTCTGGCTTCAAGCCTTGCTCCTCGTCGCAGTGGCCATCATAGCCCGGTCACTTGTCACCCTACACCGCAAACGCCTCACGGCACGTCCGACAAGCAGCTCGTCAAGCCGAGGTTCCACAGTCAACCAGACAAGCGAGAAGAGCCATCCCTTGGCGCCCGAATCACAGACCACGGCCAACGGCCCAGATGGGGCGGCCGCGCCCGACAAGACCCATCTGTACAAGGAGTTGTACTACAAGCTGCAGAATCTCGAAAAGTACCCTGACATCCTCCCAAGGGCCCGGCAGGCGCTCATTGCACTCTTACACGAAGCCCTGTTGATCGAGCAGTCGAGGCCCAAAGACCGCAGCATCCTCGACATCCAGTCCTACgaccgcgccgccctccacggattcctcttcgccgagcACACCGGCGTTCTGGACCAGTGGGAGCAGTACAGCCTGCGCAGggccgccggccagggccCCGAGCTGTTCCGGGACCGCGATGCGGCCGAGAAGTGGCTCAAGCAGGCCGCGCCCACAAAgtacgtcgacggcgcctgGCTGGGCCACGTGCACAAGATCACGACGCCCTTTGCTCTCCGGCCCGTGACGCGGGACGCCTGGCAGGTCCTGTCGGAGGAGCTCGGGGACGGAGACCTGGAGAAGAATCACGTCCACCTGTATCGCAGCCTCCTGGAGAGCATCGGACTCCGTCTGCCCGACGCTTGCAGCGCAGAGTTTGTCGATCCCGACCTCGACATGGGCGACGAGCAGACCTGGAAGTCCGCCACGGCGCAGCTGCtcatctccctcttccccaaCGAGTTCCTGCCGGAGATGCTGGGGTTCAACATGCACTATGAGCTGTTGACCCTCGAGACGCTGATGGCCTCCAAGGAGCTGCCCGAGCTGGGCATATCCGGCTACTACTTCCTCCTGCACGTCTCCATCGACAACGCCGACTCGGGCCACACGGCCATGGCCCTGGCCACCGTGACCAAGTACCTCGACCTGGTCCAGCAGACGGGCTTGCTCGATCTCCAAGTAGCATGGCGACGCATCCAGGCCGGCTACGTCTTGTCCAggaccgtcggcggccgcgagaCCCTgccggccggcggccttcGCGACATTGGCGAGAACGGCCTGCGCATCGTTGACATCATGCGCTTCAAGGCCAACGTCTCGCAGAAGCTGCACTGCGCGAGCCGTGTCAGGATCGGCAAGCACAAGCTCATGGACTGGCTGGCCCCGTCGGCCTGGGGCTCctccagcagcggcggcggcggcggaggcggaggagggaacCCGCACGACTTCCTCCACGCTCTGGCTAATGCGACCCCCTGGGTCCGCCGGGGCAACAGCAAGAACAGTCTGCTGGTCCGGGAGCTGTCATGGAAGGGCAGGATGTTCGGGGCGTTTACgaacgccgaggtcgaggagctgtgTGCGTGGGTTGACTCGCTGGggaaggacgacgacgaggcttCTGTGTGCGAGAGGTCATACCGGCGATTTGTTGACGgaagcggcgacggcggtaGCAGACAACCGGCACCGTCTCAGACATCGGCCGGTTTCTTGCCCCAAGACCATGCGGTTGATCATCCGGCGTTCCTTCAACAACGCGCGCCAGAACCCCGGCCTGCCAGAGAGAAAATCACGACCTCAAGCTTCGCCCCGCGGCCTCCCCTTCGAGCCTCGACGGTCCGGCTCGACGTCTTTCTCCCGCTGTGGTTCGCCCACGCCGGTCTGCTCGAGAACACCGTCAACACACCCTACAGGACGGCGCGGCCCCTCGGCTCGCAGCTTGTGCGCATCCTCCGTGCCGAGTACGGCTTCAtgcccgagacggacggcgcggcggggaTGGACGAGTACTCGCGCCCGGGGTACTTCCCgagcctcgtcggcctcggtaACGAGATCAGACGGCGCCATCAGCTGCCGGAGGCTGCTGGGCTCAAGGATGTTCTGGGCACTGGAGCACGGGTTGTGCCAGGAGgtgatgctgatgatgatggggacCTGGACAATGACACGCAGAGCGCTGTGAGATTTACGCACCGGATTCTTGGCTGGGCCGCGCGCCCCATTGAGAACGAAGGGCTCCTTCTAGGGCTCGGATGTGCCTTTGTCGACCTGGAGGAGTGGGTGGCTGAGATGGATGAgttcttcttcgagaaggaaaagaacGCCCTGCGGCTGATTGtcgggaggaagaaggatTGTTTCAAGGCGATCGTGGAGCTTATCAAAGACGATGATACGGCTTTTGGGGACTTTGTGCAGGGATATGAGCTGGGGAGGGATGAGATTGAGAGGTTCTTGGGAGAGAGCGCATAA
- a CDS encoding Putative isopenicillin N synthase-like superfamily, translating into MTASTHTKLAKLPVVNYERLKARDPTEVQNYIRAATKDGIFFLDLQGPSAKKVLSHLQPLYEAQHNFFSRPSEHKIAYASDIPENGYYKHGDDVETYEISRALEISGKLDLPSDFQAVAEELADVASFSDEALRDLYRLVSTSLSPPSPIAAGDDPKQPGTTNLTLGRSGAPVGTHLIPEHTDSGLLTLLYYEAASLEILQVSTGEWGLVEPVEGLHVIYVGDALSAESNGRIRAAPHRVTQPKENTALVVYLLHPARGPVSDP; encoded by the exons ATGACGGCAAGCACGCACACCAAGCTGGCCAAGCTGCCCGTCGTCAACTACGAGAGACTCAAGGCTCGCGATCCTACGGAAGTCCAGAACTACATCCGTGCTGCAACCAAGGATGGCATCTTCTTCCTGGACCTGCAGGGGCCCAGCGCCAAGAAGGTGCTGAGCCATCTTCAACCACTCTATGAGGCTCAGCACAACTTCTTTTCCAGGCCCTCTGAGCATAAGATTGCATATGCCAGCGACATCCCTGAAAACGG GTACTACAagcatggcgacgacgtcgagacTTATGAG ATCTCCCGCGCCCTCGAGATCAGTGGCAAGCTAGATCTGCCTTCGGACTTccaggccgtggccgaggaACTCGCCGACGTGGCGTCGTTCAGCGACGAGGCTCTCAGGGATCTGTACCGGCTCGTCTCGACCTCACTGtctccgccctcgcccatTGCCGCAGGCGACGACCCCAAGCAGCCCGGCACTACCAACCTGACCCTTGGTCGCTCCGGCGCCCCGGTGGGCACGCACCTGATCCCCGAGCACACCGACAGCGGACTGCTGACGCTCCTATACTACGAGGCCGCGTCGCTCGAGATCCTCCAGGTCAGCACGGGCGAGTGGGGTCTCGTCGAGCCAGTCGAGGGTCTGCATGTCATCTACGTGGGCGACGCGCTGAGTGCCGAGTCGAACGGCCGTAtccgcgccgcgccgcacCGCGTCACGCAGCCCAAGGAAAACACGGCATTGGTCGTCTACCTGCTGCACCCTGCGCGGGGCCCTGTGTCGGATCCGTGA
- a CDS encoding Putative ankyrin repeat-containing domain superfamily, translating to MTTEADLATAADPRTRRPKTVMYAELMKPDEDWRNLPDTAERRKIQNRLAQRAYRRNMRDKTKEVEQLRKQLQELQETEQHQEEQSSASTLLIRDGANSSSSSSSSSSKIRDGEAAQADKAWSRQSERHRSGFKPAPVNDDPVSFDDLNTSPTMSETEDFGFYPAPGNFGSEYHKKRQQVHHHHHQQQQQQQQLRHTQHADGGDVPAPPSRQSRKDGGWPHDPSVTINRRDSGSTHGRHTPGSGFDRPDFFHLLHPNNTELHSPLGTSLVASTISHLDRDLEMPPGWYPYAGSRSPSKSVRKQSFPGLALSYDLNQAESRQGTQSPPPPPPPPPPSSLPQPTPCASQPSVASPQPLLPKPTVPLLHLSIASGQLDTLRLLLQRQDIAINCRDSSGFTPLQRAVMLGRTDMVALLLEHGADLSNGIQEGQHLDIASGSRSETDYTMYTS from the exons ATGACAACGGAAGCAGACCTGGCCACTGCCGCCGACCCGCGGACCCGCCGGCCCAAGACAGTCATGTACGCCGAGCTGATGAAGCCCGACGAAGACTGGCGGAACCTCCCGGACACCGCGGAGCGAAGGAAAATCCAAAACCGTCTTGCCCAGCGGGCCTACC GTAGAAACATGCGTGACAAGACAAAGGAAGTTGAGCAACTAAGGAAGCAGCTGCAGGAGCTTCAGGAAACGGAGCAGCATCAAGAGGAGCAGTCATCCGCCTCGACGTTGCTGATTCGAGATGGGGCAaatagcagcagcagcagcagtagcagcagcagcaagatAAGAGACGGCGAGGCAGCACAGGCAGACAAG GCCTGGTCCCGGCAGTCAGAACGCCACAGAAGTGGGTTCAAGCCCGCTCCCGTGAACGACGACCCGGTATCATTTGACGACTTGAACACGTCTCCCACCATGTCCGAAACGGAAGACTTTGGATTCTATCCAGCACCGGGTAATTTCGGTTCAGAATACCACAAGAAGCGCCAGCAGgtgcatcatcatcatcatcaacaacaacaacaacaacaacaactgcgGCACACCCAACACGCGGACGGCGGTGATGTGCCGGCCCCTCCTTCGAGACAATCGAGGAAAGACGGCGGTTGGCCCCATGATCCCTCCGTTACTATCAACCGCCGGGACTCGGGGTCCACCCACGGCCGGCACACTCCGGGCTCGGGCTTCGACAGACCCGATTTCTTCCATCTCTTGCATCCGAACAACACAGAACTGCACTCCCCTCTTGGAACCAGCCTGGTGGCGTCGACAATCAGCCATCTCGATAGAGACCTGGAGATGCCTCCGGGATGGTACCCCTATGCCGGCTCGCGATCACCGTCAAAATCCGTCAGGAAGCAATCCTTTCCGGGTCTCGCTCTCAGCTATGACCTCAACCAGGCGGAAAGCCGCCAGGGAACACaatcgccgccgccaccgccaccgccaccgccaccctCATCACTGCCGCAGCCCACTCCCTGTGCTTCACAACCATCCGTTGCCAGTCCTCAACCTCTTCTCCCCAAGCCCACTGTGCCGCTCCTGCACCTGTCCATCGCCTCGGGCCAGCTCGATACGctgcgcctgctgctgcagcgcCAGGACATAGCCATAAACTGCAGAGACAGCTCCGGGTTCACCCCGTTGCAGCGGGCAGTGATGCTGGGTCGCACCGACATGGTcgccctgctgctggagcACGGCGCAGACTTGAGTAACGGGATCCAAGAAGGGCAGCACTTGGACATAGCCTCGGGGTCGAGGTCCGAGACTGACTATACAATGTACACTTCTTGA
- a CDS encoding Putative quinoprotein alcohol dehydrogenase-like superfamily: MSRFDVCHPDDLNRPFKSRPDIIVPHLNLTYHDPDLLSPGYFFLAPFKSLVSVPLIYDNNGHLIWVGSDGLAGTEGHGPHVYDFHVCDYRGSQSSICMLRGFNDQGNVRGDAIILDSHYRQVKQVFASGVATSCDLHEFTTANSGTTALVTQYRRRPYDLPGRGLVWLLEGVFQELDIESGRVLFEWKSLDHVAPSESVLTPTQATRSLPWDYFHLNSVEKMPDGNYLVSSRHTSTIFKISARDGTIMWRLGGPLSSFEPMDPPLLFQHHARVLADDGETTRLSVFDNGRRPAMKPERPSAGLILQLNHKSKTVLVERRYSGPGVQYIIKVAGSTLVLPNQNVLVGFGDSACFTEYTSNGTLALKACLQDATRGTLYRAYKAPWIGRPLSDVALVSFSRTNLSSTAFYVSWNGATEVRHWRVLGALSQSGPFEEVSRVAKAGFETTISTDKHYAAAYVEALSAEGQVLGKSAVAATLVPSEANGPHCDDFWCIESSPCPAAVETGSVVVGGAPSPLHVVGDWQHVPFAQGFLLNMLITPLLFVLLRFARQKWRGGCGIGRRLA, from the exons ATGTCGCGTTTCGACGTCTGTCATCCTGATGACCTCAACCGACCCTTCAAATCG CGACCTGACATCATCGTACCGCACCTCAACCTCACATACCATGATCCCGACTTGCTAAGCCCGGGTTACTTCTTCCTTGCGCCTTTCAAGAGCCTCGTCTCGGTTCCATTGATTTACGACAACAACGGT CACCTGATCTGGGTTGGGAGCGATGGCCTCGCTGGCACAGAAGGTCACGGCCCGCACGTCTACGATTTCCACGTGTGTGACTATCGGGGCTCACAGAGTAGTATATGCATGCTGCGCGGATTCAACGACCAGGGCAACGTGCGAGGCGACGCAATCATCCTGGACTCCCATTACCGGCAGGTGAAGCAGGTGTTCGCCAGCGGCGTCGCCACCTCGTGCGACCTCCACGAGTTCACCACCGCCAACTCCGGGACGACGGCGCTCGTCACCCAGtatcggcgccggccgtaTGACCTGCCGGGAAGAGGGCTGGTTTGGCTTCTGGAGGGCGTGTTCCAGGAGCTTGACATCGAGTCTGGTCGCGTCCTTTTTGAGTGGAAGTCGTTGGATCACGTCGCTCCGTCCGAGAGCGTCCTCACCCCAACGCAAGCGACGCGGTCTCTTCCGTGGGATTATTTCCACCTGAACTCAGTCGAGAAGATGCCCGACGGAAACTACCTCGTCTCATCGAGACACACCTCGACCATCTTCAAGATATCCGCTCGCGACGGCACCATCATGTGGCGTCTCGGTGGACCGCTTTCCTCCTTTGAACCCATGGACCCCCCGCTCCTCTTCCAACATCACGCTCGGGTCCTGGCGGACGACGGGGAAACCACCAGATTGTCGGTTTTCGACAACGGCCGACGTCCCGCGATGAAACCCGAAAGACCGTCCGCCGGCCTGATTCTCCAGCTCAACCACAAATCCAAAACCGTGCTGGTAGAACGCCGATACTCCGGCCCGGGAGTGCAATACATCATCAAGgtcgccggcagcacccTCGTTCTCCCGAACCAGaatgtcctcgtcggcttcggggACTCGGCCTGCTTCACAGAGTACACCAGCAACGGCACACTTGCCCTCAAGGCTTGCCTCCAAGATGCCACGAGAGGGACCCTGTATCGCGCCTACAAAGCTCCCTGGATCGGCCGGCCGTTGTCCGACGTCGCGCTGGTTTCCTTCTCACGCACGAACCTCTCTTCGACGGCCTTCTACGTGAGCTGGAACGGGGCTACCGAGGTGCGGCACTGGCGCGTGCTTGGGGCGCTGAGCCAGAGCGGACCTTTTGAGGAGGTATCGCGCGTGGCAAAGGCTGGGTTTGAGACGACCATCTCGACGGACAAACACTACGCCGCTGCGTATGTCGAGGCACTTTCGGCCGAGGGACAAGTCCTCGGAAAGtcggccgtggccgcgaCGCTCGTGCCCAGCGAGGCCAACGGGCCTCACTGCGACGACTTTTGGTGCATCGAGTCATCGCCCTGCCCCGCCGCGGTCGAGACTGGctctgtcgtcgtcggggggGCGCCCTCTCCACTACACGTGGTGGGTGATTGGCAACATGTGCCTTTTGCGCAGGGGTTCTTATTAAACATGCTGATCACTCCGCTGCTATTTGTCTTGTTGAGATTTGCTCGTCAGAAGTGGAGGGGCGGCTGCGGCATCGGTCGACGACTTGCTTAG
- a CDS encoding Putative major facilitator superfamily, MFS transporter superfamily, whose protein sequence is MVQRLFRLPWAYLPSNKAAVAVIASVRVVDFYQIASFQTCITLHLQYLDPDLPLADVARNVGIAQGIFTAAQIASAPAWGVAADKIGRKAVILIGLVGTAVACVAVAFPGSFQTIVLWRLFAGAVNGTVVAARAAMSDSLPPQHRPAGFSTLVLAFHIANAVGPLLAAASMNSGAGTTSTLGLPDYIGENRLTASLSKQPYALPNLLSALFLLMDALLVWFKLEETSKDAHQIRKMAAVQLQSWTARLRQYRRVPDCEEQTASTMGSSSKNEPILETQQLSSHNQEQTEPLWTPRLFIVLATVAILEFHLGAFGSMWALFVVADRRKPDAPIKLPFAFTGGLQLENSQLGFAMGMLGIIGTLLQFTAVPYYTTKKGAVRSFKTSLPLFAISLLLAPYLSLVPATRSGTLWLGIFLVLFLHVVSRSFGILASILLVNQATNLPSRRGTVHGIGNTVSSTFRTAGAMAGGVLYGLGEQRNQVGFGWWFVCFVSIQGWIMGCWL, encoded by the exons ATGGTGCAGAGGCTATTCAGACTGCCATGGGCCTACTTGCCCAGCAACAAGGCGGCGGTCGCCGTGATAGCCTCGGTAAGGGTTGTTGACTTTTACCAAATCGCAAGTTTCCAGACCTGCATAACCCTGCATCTCCAGTACTTGGACCCAGACCTTCCGCTGGCCGACGTGGCCCGCAACGTCGGCATAGCCCAGGGTATCTTCACCGCCGCTCAGATTGCCTCCGCCCCGGCCTGGGGCGTCGCGGCTGACAAAATCGGCCGCAAGGCAGTCATTCTCATTGGGCTCGTCGGCACGGCCGTTGCctgcgtcgccgtcgccttccCGGGCTCCTTCCAGACGATAGTTCTTTGGCGTCtgttcgccggcgccgtgaaCGGAACAGTCGTGGCTGCTCGGGCTGCCATGTCCGATAGCCTTCCACCGCAACATCGACCGGCGGGCTTCTCGACGCTGGTCCTTGCGTTCCACATTGCCAACGCCGTGGGTCCAT TGCTGGCAGCCGCCTCCATGAATTCCGGTGCTGGCACAACTTCCACCCTTGGCCTTCCCGACTACATTGGCGAGAACAGGTTGACGGCTTCGTTGTCTAAACAGCCGTATGCGCTGCCGAACCTGCTCAGTGCGCTTTTCCTCCTCATGGATGCCCTTTTGGTTTGGTTCAAGTTGGAGGAAACTTCCAAGGACGCGCACCAGATCCGGAAAATGGCAGCTGTTCAACTACAGTCCTGGACGGCACGTCTGCGTCAATACAGACGTGTGCCTGACTGCGAAGAACAGACGGCTTCCACGATGGGTTCTTCGTCCAAGAATGAACCAATCCTCGAAACGCAGCAACTTTCAAGCCACAACCAAGAACAAACAGAGCCACTATGGACACCGAGGCTTttcatcgtcctcgccacaGTGGCAATTCTCGAGTTTCACCTCGG CGCCTTTGGGTCCATGTGGGCTCTTTTTGTAGTTGCCGACCGCCGCAAGCCCGACGCCCCCATCAAGCTGCCCTTCGCTTTCACCGGCGGCCTTCAACTTGAAAACTCTCAGCTCGGGTTCGCCATGGGAATGCTTGGGATCATCGGCACTCTGTTACAGTTCACAGCCGTGCCTTACTACACTACCAAGAAAGGTGCAGTTCGGTCGTTCAAGACCTCTTTACCGCTGTTTGCCATTTCACTTTTACTGGCCCCATACCTGTCTCTCGTGCCCGCCACTCGTTCCGGCACTCTCTGGCTGGGCATCTTCCTCGTTCTCTTCCTCCATGTCGTAAGCCGGTCGTTCGGCATTTTGGCGTCGATTCTGCTCGTGAACCAGGCCACCAATCTGCCATCCCGTCGCGGAACGGTTCACGGAATAGGCAACACGGTGTCGAGCACCTTTCGTACGGCTGGCGCCATGGCTGGGGGGGTTTTATACGGACTCGGCGAGCAGCGGAATCAGGTGGGATTCGGTTGGTGGTTTGTGTGTTTTGTGAGCATTCAGGGCTGGATCATGGGATGCTGGCTTTGA
- a CDS encoding Putative S-adenosyl-L-methionine-dependent methyltransferase superfamily has protein sequence MTTSAVAEQALPPAAASTASPIQDTHRVEPPPTNDAVPSADVHTPIIEADPGLETIHDDDNDDNDSAIDSASVASSTTSLSESIFEYRRLHGRTYQATQTTEYWAPNDDQQNEGLDIIHNALLMLLDDRLYLAPIDDHPQRVLDVGTGTGIWAIDFADQHPDAEVIGTDISPIQPGWVPANLRFIIDDCLLGWTWPEDHFDFIHLRQLYGSIPDWVDLYRSAYRHLRPGGWVQNLEINAGIHSDHVDYPPDHIFHEWGRVFDEGGRKTGRSFTVAQGHTMRDNMEAAGFVDVVEKKAKLPIHGWPRDPRLQRAGMLIQLALEESIEGFGTFLLTQILGWSQPETVVLNAQMRKEIRNKANYGWCETTIVYGRKPL, from the exons ATGACCACCTCCGCGGTAGCTGAGCAGGCGTTACCTCCCGCGGCAGCGTCGACGGCTAGTCCTATCCAAGATACCCATAGAGTGGAACCGCCGCCAACGAATGATGCAGTCCCTTCGGCAGACGTTCATACCCCAATAATCGAGGCCGATCCGGGGCTTGAAACCATCCATGAcgatgacaacgacgacaacgactcCGCCATTGATTCCGCCAGcgtcgcctcgtccacgacgTCCCTGTCCGAGAGCATCTTCGAATACCGCAGGTTGCACGGCCGGACATACCAGGCAACCCAGACGACCGAGTACTGGGCCCCCAACGACGACCAGCAGAACGAGGGGCTCGACATCATCCATAACGCGCTGCTCatgctgctcgacgacagGCTGTACCTGGCCCCGATCGACGACCACCCGCagcgcgtcctcgacgtcggcaccggcaccggcatcTGGGCCATCGACTTCGCCGACCAGCACCCGGACGCCGAGGTCATCGGCACCGACATCAGCCCCATTCAGCCCGGGTGGGTCCCGGCGAACCTCCGcttcatcatcgacgactGTCTGCTTGGGTGGACGTGGCCCGAGGACCACTTCGACTTCATCCACCTGCGGCAGCTGTACGGCAGCATCCCGGACTGGGTGGACTTGTACCGGAGCGCGTACCGCCACCTCCGGCCGGGCGGCTGGGTGCAGAACCTCGAGATCAACGCCGGGATCCACTCGGACCACGTCGACTACCCGCCAGACCACATCTTCCACGAGTGGGGCCGCGTCTTCGACGAGGGCGGGCGGAAGACGGGGCGGTCCTTCACGGTCGCGCAGGGCCACACGATGCGGGACAACATGGAGGCGGCCGGCTTCGTGGACGtggtcgagaagaaggccaagctgcCGATCCACGGGTGGCCGAGGGACCCGCGGCTGCAGCGGGCCGGCATGCTGATCCAGCTGGCGCTCGAGGAGAGCATCGAGGGGTTCGGGACATTTCTGCTGACGCAGATCCTCGGGTGGTCGCAGCCGGAGACGGTGGTCCTGAACGCGCAGATGAGGAAGGAGATCAGGAACAAGGCGAATTATGGGTGGTGCGAAAC CACGATCGTGTACGGGCGGAAGCCGTTATGA